One region of Microbacterium rhizosphaerae genomic DNA includes:
- a CDS encoding LysR family transcriptional regulator, whose translation MDLDLLRTFVAIYERRSLTLAAALLNVTQPSVSYALGRLRQDLGDALFVRSAQGMAPTARAEQLYAVARSAIDAIDDVVAGRDFDPATARTRFRIALTDMGEFSYLPSLMERLSTDAPAVSLDVVPVDIDAVDRWISSGEVDAAISSAPPTGRTPTVDLFTESYVCVAAWPKDLIGTPVVPSEFATLRLALIDTSSGHDRVGRTLEAASVVPASALRVHHLSTLPETLVRSQSAAIVPSRVAAVFEKRWPLSSRPVNHLLEDFQVRLFANPALHPTAARRWFLRLLEEVVRSFAEDVGSELESGDGDAPEG comes from the coding sequence GTGGACCTGGATTTGCTGCGCACCTTCGTCGCGATCTACGAGCGTCGCAGCCTCACCCTCGCAGCAGCCCTGCTCAACGTGACTCAACCCTCCGTGAGCTACGCCCTCGGGCGGTTGCGTCAGGATCTTGGCGACGCGCTCTTCGTCCGCTCGGCGCAGGGCATGGCTCCCACCGCGCGGGCGGAGCAGCTCTACGCCGTGGCCCGCTCCGCCATCGATGCGATCGACGATGTCGTCGCCGGGCGCGACTTCGACCCTGCAACCGCCCGTACACGTTTTCGCATCGCTCTCACCGATATGGGCGAGTTCTCCTACCTGCCCTCGCTCATGGAAAGGTTGTCCACCGATGCCCCGGCCGTCAGCCTTGACGTCGTACCCGTTGATATCGACGCGGTTGACCGATGGATTTCCAGCGGCGAAGTGGACGCCGCGATCAGCAGCGCTCCTCCCACTGGTCGCACGCCGACGGTCGATCTGTTCACGGAGAGCTACGTGTGCGTAGCGGCGTGGCCGAAAGACCTCATCGGGACACCGGTGGTGCCGTCCGAGTTCGCCACCCTCCGATTGGCGCTCATCGATACGTCGTCCGGCCATGATCGGGTGGGTCGAACTCTCGAGGCCGCAAGCGTGGTGCCGGCGTCCGCGTTGCGGGTACACCACCTCTCGACGCTTCCTGAGACGCTCGTCCGCTCCCAGAGCGCGGCGATTGTGCCCAGTCGCGTCGCGGCCGTTTTCGAGAAACGCTGGCCCTTGAGCTCCCGCCCGGTCAACCACCTCCTGGAGGACTTCCAGGTCCGCCTCTTCGCCAACCCAGCACTGCACCCCACGGCTGCGCGGCGGTGGTTCCTCCGGCTGCTCGAAGAAGTCGTGCGGTCCTTCGCCGAAGACGTGGGCTCTGAGCTTGAGTCCGGAGATGGGGATGCGCCGGAGGGATAA
- a CDS encoding aldehyde dehydrogenase family protein, whose protein sequence is MTFFDPQTWDGRYFNGSWMPASSTFPVVSPSTGETLGSVASATADDLAATVERARLAQVAWAASPAEERAAVLRRAAALLEENTGVLAQWLSDEAGSSQGKALFEAGLVANEFHLAAATALMPYGQLLRSARPRLSLSRRRPVGVVGVISPFNFPGILSARSIAPALALGNAVVLKPDPRTSVSGGLFFAAVLEEAGVPAGVFSVIPGGVEVGSALVDHPDVPVISFTGSTEAGRIIGARAGQLLKRAHLELGGNNALVVLGDVDLAAAASAGAWGSFLHQGQICMTTGRHLVHDSIYDEYIALLSEKAKALPAGNPTSGAPLGPIIDERQRDKIDAIVHETVDAGARLTAGGRYDGLFYEATVLADVAPDHAAFQKEIFGPVAPVTRFGSVDELVELVNASDYGLSLGILAKDAFRAYELADRLPTGILHINDQTVDDESQAPFGGVGASGTGARFGGHEANIEAFTETQWVTIQADVATYPF, encoded by the coding sequence ATGACGTTCTTCGACCCGCAGACCTGGGATGGCCGTTACTTCAATGGCTCATGGATGCCGGCATCCAGCACCTTCCCCGTCGTCTCACCCTCCACCGGCGAAACGCTCGGCAGCGTCGCGAGCGCCACCGCCGACGATCTTGCCGCAACGGTCGAGCGGGCGCGCCTCGCACAGGTGGCGTGGGCCGCGAGTCCTGCCGAGGAGCGTGCGGCCGTGCTTCGACGCGCCGCCGCCCTCCTCGAGGAGAACACGGGCGTGCTCGCACAATGGCTCAGTGATGAAGCCGGTTCATCACAGGGCAAGGCGCTCTTCGAGGCCGGCCTGGTGGCGAACGAGTTCCATCTCGCCGCCGCTACCGCGCTCATGCCGTACGGTCAGCTGCTGCGATCGGCGCGCCCGCGGCTAAGCCTGAGCCGACGCCGGCCGGTCGGTGTCGTGGGCGTGATCTCGCCATTCAATTTCCCTGGCATCCTCTCCGCCCGGTCCATCGCGCCGGCTCTCGCTCTCGGCAACGCCGTCGTGCTGAAGCCCGACCCACGCACCAGCGTGAGCGGCGGACTGTTCTTCGCTGCCGTCCTCGAAGAAGCGGGCGTTCCCGCCGGCGTGTTCTCGGTGATCCCCGGCGGGGTCGAAGTGGGCTCGGCCCTCGTCGATCACCCGGACGTGCCGGTCATCTCGTTCACGGGATCGACCGAGGCCGGGCGGATCATCGGTGCACGAGCGGGGCAGCTGCTCAAGCGGGCGCACCTGGAACTCGGCGGCAACAACGCACTCGTCGTCCTCGGTGACGTCGACCTGGCAGCCGCGGCATCCGCGGGGGCCTGGGGTTCGTTCCTTCACCAGGGACAGATCTGCATGACCACGGGCCGTCACCTCGTGCACGACAGCATCTATGACGAGTACATCGCCCTACTCAGCGAGAAGGCCAAGGCCCTCCCGGCCGGCAACCCGACATCGGGCGCCCCTCTCGGACCGATCATCGACGAGCGTCAGCGCGACAAGATCGACGCCATCGTGCATGAAACCGTCGACGCGGGAGCGCGCTTGACTGCCGGTGGCCGCTACGACGGCTTGTTCTACGAGGCCACCGTGCTCGCCGACGTCGCCCCGGACCATGCGGCATTCCAGAAGGAGATCTTCGGGCCGGTGGCCCCCGTCACACGGTTCGGGTCGGTGGACGAACTCGTCGAGCTCGTCAACGCGAGCGACTACGGGCTTTCGCTCGGCATCCTGGCCAAGGACGCGTTCCGGGCCTACGAGCTGGCCGACCGCCTGCCCACCGGCATCCTGCACATCAACGATCAGACTGTGGACGACGAGTCGCAAGCGCCTTTCGGAGGCGTGGGAGCGTCGGGCACCGGCGCTCGCTTCGGCGGCCATGAGGCGAACATCGAAGCATTCACCGAGACGCAATGGGTGACGATCCAAGCCGACGTCGCGACCTACCCGTTCTGA
- a CDS encoding lactate/malate family dehydrogenase, which translates to MTQQWTPRRIAVLGASGLTGSGLAHQLSLSPDFDEILLLDLKDSLLQAHAIDMREAQIVTGSTHAALQVIPMERAAEQRPVDLVVVAASLPETPDGSREAFLDANLGVFRALVPTINALAGDDALVMILTNPTDVLATCLARMSGLAPSRIFGYCLNDSVRLVAAVARELQVSPARVRALVVGEHGDGQVPVWSGIEVDGSPVHLADDQRARIDADARGWFRRWSDLRPGRSSGWTTPVGSARTITGLMSGEPMPVAAWYEDGVSEGSHTTLLAVVRDGSVVPIALDYLDDAERSALDEASAAIAEKARRTDALARSGAERN; encoded by the coding sequence ATGACGCAGCAGTGGACCCCGAGACGTATCGCGGTGCTGGGCGCTTCCGGCCTGACCGGCTCGGGACTCGCCCACCAGCTGTCGCTCAGCCCTGACTTCGACGAGATCCTCCTGCTGGATCTGAAGGACAGCCTTCTGCAGGCGCACGCGATTGATATGCGCGAGGCGCAGATCGTGACGGGGAGTACTCACGCAGCGCTGCAAGTGATCCCGATGGAGCGGGCCGCCGAGCAGCGGCCGGTGGATCTGGTCGTGGTCGCCGCGTCACTGCCTGAGACCCCGGATGGCAGCCGAGAGGCATTCCTCGATGCCAATCTCGGCGTGTTCCGCGCTTTGGTGCCGACAATCAACGCCCTTGCCGGGGACGACGCCCTCGTGATGATCCTGACCAACCCTACCGACGTGCTCGCGACCTGCCTGGCGCGCATGAGTGGCCTCGCCCCCTCACGCATCTTCGGGTACTGCTTGAACGACAGCGTGCGCCTCGTCGCGGCTGTCGCGCGCGAATTGCAGGTGTCACCCGCCAGGGTCCGGGCACTTGTCGTCGGCGAGCACGGCGACGGGCAGGTACCCGTGTGGAGCGGGATCGAGGTCGACGGCTCGCCGGTCCACCTCGCTGACGACCAGCGAGCTCGAATCGACGCGGACGCACGAGGCTGGTTTCGACGCTGGTCCGACCTGCGTCCCGGAAGGAGCTCCGGCTGGACGACGCCAGTGGGCTCGGCGCGCACGATTACCGGGCTCATGTCCGGAGAGCCGATGCCGGTTGCTGCATGGTACGAGGACGGCGTGAGCGAGGGCTCTCACACGACGCTTCTCGCAGTCGTGCGCGACGGATCGGTCGTGCCGATAGCGCTGGACTACTTGGACGACGCCGAACGCTCGGCTCTTGACGAGGCCTCGGCTGCGATCGCCGAGAAGGCACGCCGCACAGATGCACTCGCGCGCTCCGGCGCAGAAAGGAACTGA